GCAGTCGCGAACCGTCGCCCCGTCTTCGATTCGCGTGTCGGCGTCGACGACGGCGTGCGTGAGGGAAACGTTCGACCCGACCGTCACGTTCTCGCCGAGACAGACGTTCGGCCCCACGACTGACCCCGCTCCGACGACGCAATCGGCGGGGACGACGACGGGGTCGACGATCGTCGCGGACTCGTGGACGTAGGCGTCCGCTGAGACCTGGCTCTCGACGCCGCCGCTGGCGAGGAGGTCCTCGGCGATAGTCAGTAAGTCCCACGGGTAGGTCGCGTCGACCCAGAGGCCGTCGGAGACGACACCCTGAACGCTGGCTGTCTCGTCGCCGATCAGGCTCGAGATGCCGTCGATGAGCGACTGTTCGCCCACGCGCGGGTCGACCCCGCGAATCGCCTCGAAGATGCGCTCGTCGAAGACGTAGACGCCGGCGTTGAGGGTGTACTCCCGGTCGTCGAGCGGTCGTTCGACAATCTCGATCACCTCGCCGTCGTCCGTGAGGACGCCGCCGTACTCGCCGACGTCGTCGGTCGGGATCAGGCCGAGCGTCGCGACCGATCCCTCGTCGTGGGACTCGAGCACGTCCGCGACGATGTCGCCGTCGACGAGCTGGTCGCCGTAGACGACGAGCGTCGGCCCTCGGTGGTCCCGATGGGCGTCTTCCGCGGCCAAGAGCGCGTGGCCGCTTCCCAGCAACTTCTCCTGTTTGACGTATCTGATCGGGACGTTGCGGTAAGTCGGCCCGAAGTGTGACTGGACGCGGTTTCGCTGGTAGCCCACGACTGTCGTGATCTCGGTCACGCCCGCGTCGATTAGCGCGTCGAAGACGTGCTCCAGGATCGGCTTCGTCGCCGCCGGCAACATCGGCTTCGGCCGGTGTTTGGTCAGCGGTCTGAGACGGCTTCCCTCCCCGGCCGCGAGCACGATCGCGGAACGTTCGGTCATACTATTCGAACCTCCGTCTGGCGACGTCAGTCTTTTGGATGGACTCATTTGCACGGTTTCAGTATCTCGGTCGATTCTCACGGCGGGTTTCGAGTTTCCTTCGAGCGTTCCCTATTCGACGGGTCCAGTGGCCTCGAGTCGGCGGTGTGTGGGCGGGTGGTCGGACGAACGGGCAAGCGGGCGAATGGTCGTACGGATGGACGCGAACACCGGACGTGGACACGTACACCGGAAATTGACGCGAACGCCGGGCGAGGGCGCGAGCGACGGCGGAAGCGAGAGCGGAAACGGGGACCAGGGCGGAGCCGATCTATCCTTCCCCCTCGGACTGGTAGGGTTCGCCCACGGCCTCCATCGGCAGGGCGTTGTACAGCGAATCCTCGAGTTGGTCCGCGGAGTCGTACTCCTCGCTGTGCGTGTCTTCGACGAGCGACCCGAGGTTGGCCTCGCCGTCGGCGAGCAACAGCGTCACGTCGTTCAACTCGACGGCAGCGTCGGCTCGCGTGATCGGGTACGAGAGCTCCGAGAGGGCGTGTTCGACGCGGCTGAGTTTGACTTCTTCCATACACTCCGGTCACCGGCGAATGGCTTGAATTTCTGCGAGGTTTTTCGTGAGTGTCCGCTCGAGTGACGTGAATTCGGGTTCGCTAGTATATAACTGACCGATAGGCTTCGCGAGCAGCTACTCGGCCGATACAGCCGAAACCACGACTATGGGCAGCGAACCGACGGGGTCGAGGGACGCGACGGGAGCGGACGGTGACGTCTCGAACGCCGAACGCGAGGCTCACCTGGAACGCAGTCGGAAGGTGTGGAACCGCTGGAGCGACTGGTACGCGATGAGCGAACGCGACTTCGAGCCGATCCGCGAGGCCGCGATCGACCACCTGGACCTTCGGCCGGGGGATCTGGTGCTCGACGTCGGCTGCGGTCCAGGAGTGAACTTCGAACCGATCCTGCGGGCGATCGGGGAGGACGGACGCCTCGTCGCCGTCGACTACAGTCCGGCGATGGTCGCGAAGGCTCGAGACCGGATCGACCGACAGGGGTGGGAAAACGTCGAGGTTCGTCGCGCCGACGCGACGACCGTCGCGTTCGACGAGCGGTTCGACGCCGCTGTCGCGACCCTCTCGATGAGCGTCATGCCCGATGTGCGCCTGGCGGTGGAGAACGTGCACCGACTCCTCGTTCCCGGCGGATCGTTCGTCGTGTTCGACCTCGGGGTCGTCTCGGCGGGGCCTGCCCGGGTCGCGAATCCGTTCCTCCGGTGGTTCCTTCGCTGGTACGCGAACTGGAATCCCGACGGCGACGTCGACGAGTCGCTCCGGGCGGTCTTCGACGAGCGCGAGACTGTCGCGACGTACGCCGCGGGAATCGGGTACACGGTACGGTGTCGGAAGGCTCTCGATCAGGATGGCGGTGTCGACGCGGGCGCTCGAGACGATCCGGGGGTCGGTGGCGACCCGGACGTCGGTGTCGATCCGGGGGTTGGTGACGACCCGGACGTCGGTGTCGATCCGGGTATCGACGCCGATTCCACCGCTCGAGACGACCGCTAGCGGACGCCCGTGCGATCACCGTCGCGTCTCGAGCACCCGACCGACGACGTTCGCCTCGCCACGCCTGAGCAGTTCCGAGGCCGTCGACACGGCACACCCGAGTTCGTCGGCGACCGCTTCGATGCCGTTGCGGCGAGGAACCTCGTAGTAGCCGACCTCCCAGGCGGTCTCGAGCGCCGTCAACTGTCGCTGCGAAGCCACCGTTTCGTTCACCGTCACGGAATCGCTCGTCCAGCGGACGTCGACCGCGACGCCGCCCGCGAGTTCCTCGATCACGGTCGCGAGGTCGTTCGAGTGGCCGACGAGGGTCGCTCGGATCGTCCGATCGGACCGAATTTCGATCGGCGGAACCACGACGACGGTCTCCTGTGAGAGCGCGTCGAGCAACGACGTCCCTTCGGGCCCGAGGTCTCGACGGAGGTAGAGGAAGAACCCGTCCTCGGTGGGCGTCGTGTCGTACTCGCGAACCGTCTCGAGGGCGTCCAGGATCGATTCGTAGGCGTCGACGTTCCCGTACACGAACGAGGTAATCGTCTCGACACCGTCGACTGCTTGCCCGCCGAGGACGACCTCGCGGTCGATGGCGGGCGATTCGCAGATGGCCGCGTGAATCGGCGCGAGCGCCTCCGCATCGTGACCGAGGGAAACGCGTACGGACTTCATGCGTCGACGACACGGACCCGGCCGGTATAAAATCACGAAATTCTCGATGTACTTCGACACCGGCCGGAACTCCTGTCGGTTCGTTCGCCTCCCTTCATGGAGACGATCGGGGAAGACCACGGAGAACGTACGAGAACAATTCGCACGCGGCGATTCGCACCGCTTTTGGCCCTCGAGACCGAACCGATGCTATTGAATGATCTCGAAGGGCTGTGAGCAGTGTGCGAAAGGCGGCAAGATGGTGCTGTTCGTCTACGGCTATTGCGACCAGCGCGACTGCTTCTACTGCCCGCTCGGCGAGAACCGCAAGAACGTCACGGACGTCTACGCCAACGAGCGCCTCGTCGAGTCCGACGAGGACGTGCTCACCGAGGCCCACCGGATGGACGCCCTCGGCACCTCCATCACCGGCGGCGAACCCCAGGAGGCCCTCGAGCGAACCTGCCACTACCTTTCCTTGCTGAAAGACGAGTTCGGCGAGGACCACCACACCCACCTCTACACCGGCATTCCGGGGGGCCGAGAGAATATGCGACGGCTCTCGGAGGCCGGCCTCGACGAGATTCGATTCCACCCACCGCTCGAGCAGTGGGGCGACCTCCACGGCACCGAGTGGGAGGACATCCTCTACGTCGCCCGGGAGGAGGGGCTCACCCCCGCCTTCGAGATCCCCGGCATTCGCCCCGAGACGGAGTTCCTCGACTTTCTGGACGAGGGCGCTGCCGACTTCTGTAACGTCAACGAGTTCGAGATGTCCCACGGCAACTACCGCCGGATGCAGGCGGAGGGCTTCGAACTCAAAGAGGGGCACATGAGCGCCGTCGACAACGACCGCGACGGCATCCTGGAGGTGATGGGCGATCACCCGAAGGTCTACTTCTGCACCTCGGTGTTCAAGGACGCGGCCCAGCACCGGCGGCGACTCAAGCGAATGGCCCGCACGGTCCGCCGGGAATTCGACGACGTCACCGACGACGGGACGCTCGTTTATGGAAAGACGCGGGCCGCCCCCTCGAGATTCGAGGCGCTCGGGGTCCCCGAGGAGTTCTACACCGTGAAGTCGAACCACGTCGAAGTCGCCTGGTGGCTGCTCGAGGAGATGATCGAGGCGGGCGACGTCGACGACGGCGAGATCGTCGAGCAGTATCCGACGTACGACGGCCAGGTAGTCGAGCGGACGCCGCTGGCGTAGTGTTCGACCCGTGAGCGAGCGGCGTAAGTGAGCGGCTTTTCGGTGCAGAACCTTTGCTGAACAACTGCTGTAATATCTCTTCACAAATACATTCGTTATCTCACAATTGCTGTAATATCCCCAATGTTTGTATAAACAATTATTAATATGACCTCTAATACAGCGGTATGACTTCACCCCCTAGGCGTGCGGTGCTCGCTGCCGTTGGTGCCGGCAGTCTGACCGCGCTGGCCGGCTGCCTGAACGACGTTCGCGAGTTCGTTCCCTCGAGCGACGGCCAGAGCCAGGATGAAACGGATCGAACGATCAAACTCGGCGTGATGCAACCACTGACGGGCGACCTCGAGGCAGTGGGGAAGCCGATTCGGGACGCGGCGATCCTGCCTGCAGATCAGGTCGCCGACGCGGTCGATATGGGTGTCGACTACAGCGTCGTCGACACCGCCGCCGATCAGGTGACCGGCGTCCAGCGGGCCGTCGAACTCGTCGAGGCGGGGTACCCGATGGTGAACGGACCGGCCGCTTCAGACGTCACGTTGCAGGCGACCCAGCAGGTCTTGATTCCGTACCGGGCAGTCTGTTGCTCGCCGGCGAGTACGACCCCGACAATTACGTCGCTGAACGACGGTGGGCTGGTCTTTCGGACGGCGCTCTCGGACTCCATGCAGGCGGTCGTCCTCGCCGAACGCGCTGCGAGCGACCTGGGCCACGACAGCGCGGCGGTCCTGTACGTCAACAACGACTACGGCTGGCAGTTGAGTCAGGCGTTCACCCAGGCGTTCGAGACGGAACACGACGGAACGGTGACGAACCGGGTGCCGTTCGAACCCCTCGAGGACGAGGGGGACGACCGATCGTACGAGGACGAACTCGAGTCCGCTCAGGCCGACGATACGGAGTTGCTGGTGCTCATCGGCTACCCGCTCACTGGCGCGCGGATCCTCACGAACTTCTTCGACGCCGGCGGGGAGGCAGACGTGCTGGTGACCGAAGGGATGCGGGATCCGACGCTCCACGAGGCCGTCGATCACTCCCTCGACGGCATCCGGGGGACGGCCCCGCTCTCGGCCGGTCCGTACGCCGACGAGTTCGCCGACCTCTTTACGGATGCCTACGACGCCGATCCGGGCATCTTCACCGCCCACGCCTACGACGCGTCGGCCGCGCTGTTGCTCGCAAACGCGTACGCCGGGCAGAACGACGGGACGGCCATCCGGAGCGCGATGTACGCCGTCACGAGCGGGTCCGGAACGACCGTGACGCCCGCGAGCCTCGCAGACGGCCTCGAGCGAGCCGCCGCCGGCGACCCCGTCGAGTACCAGGGGGCCTCGAGTTCCGTGGTCTTCGATACGAACGGTGATACGGTGGACGCGACGTTCGAGTACTGGGAGTTCGACGAAAGTGCCGACGGCGGCATCGCCAGTCTGGACGAGGTGAGTCTCGAATGAGCCGTCTCTCGCGACTCGTTCCGGGCCCGATTCGCCGGCGGTACCTGCTCAAATTCGTCATCTCGATTCTCGCCGTGACGCTCGTGATCGGCGCCGTCGGCGCGGTCAGCTACACGGAGATCGACCGAACGGTTCGCGACGACGCGACCGACCAGCTCGCCTCGACGGCCGAGTTGCAGGCGGAGGGGATCGGCGACTGGGTCGAGTCGATGCGCGTCCAGACGCGAACGAGTTCGACCGACGAGACCCTGCGTTCCGAGGACGTGCAAGAAGTGCAGGGGGCGATCGTCGAATCGCAGGCGCGCCTCTCCGTCGACGTCCGGGCGATCCACGTCGTGAACGCAGAGACGGGAACGATCGAGACCAGCACGAGTTCCCAGTACCGGGACGTCTCCCTCGAGTCGGTCTCGGAGCCCTGGACAGACGCCGACTTCGCGAGCGAACTCGGCAACGAGGAAGCGGTCTGGAACACCGAGGAGGCCTACGAGTCAGAGGCTCTGGGCGATCAGGTGATGGCCTTCGTCAGCCCGGTCGCTGGCGACGACGATCGCGTGGTGGTGCTGATCGGCACCCTCGAGTACCGCGTCAACCAGCTCGACCAGCCCGGCGCGGCGTCGACGACGATGATCGTCGACGGCGACCGAAACGGGGTGCTGGCGCCGGGATCGCTCGCGTTCGACGGCGACGACCTCGACGGGGAAGCCGTCGAAGCGGCCCTCGGCGGACGGATGACGGTCGAGAACGAGGGCGACTACGTCCGCGCGTACGTCCCCGTCGCTGACACTCAGTGGGTCGCCGTCTCGAGCGTGCCCACCGACGCGGCCTACGGCGTGGCAACGGACGTGGGCCAGAACGTCCTCGCGATGCTCCTGGTGAGCCTGCTCGCGCTGGGGCTCGTCGCAGTCGTCCTCGGGCGGCAGACGGTCGCCCCGCTCGGGCGCCTCCGGGATCGAGCGGCGGACATGGAACGCGGGGACCTCGAGGTCGACCTCGAGACGAACCGCGTCGACGAGATCGGACAGCTGTTCGTGGCGTTCGACAGCATGCGAACGTCGCTTCGCGAGCAGATTCGTGAGGCCGAGCGGGCGCGGACGGACGCCGAGAAAGCCCGCGCCGAATCCGAGGCGATGGCCCGTCACCTCGAGACGAAAGCCGACGAGTACCGCGTCGTGATGGAGGAGGCCGCCGACGGCGACCTCACCCGACGACTCGACCCCGAGAGCCGGAGCGAGGCGATGACCGACATCGCTCACTCGTTCAATGCAATGCTCGAGGAACTCGAGGAGACGACCGACGGTGTCAAGCGATTCGCCCACGAGGTCGCCACCGCGAGTGAGCAGGTCACGGCCTCGAGCGAGGAGGTGCGCTCCGCGAGTGAGCAGGTCACGCAGTCGATCCAGGCGATTTCGGACGGTGCGGACAGACAGCACGAGGAACTGCAGGCCGTCTCCGGGGAGATGGAGGGCCTCTCGACGACGACCGAGGAGATCGCGGCCTCCTCGAACGAGGTCGCCGACATCGCGGCGCGGACGGCGGAAACCGGCCGCCGCGGGAAGCAGGCCGCTCAGGCGGCCAAAGACGGCATGGACGAGATCGAGGCGGAGTCCGAGGAGGCTGTCGAGGCGATCGACGCCCTCGAGGCGGAGATGGCCCAGATCGACCACCTGGTCGAGTTCATCTCTGACATCGCCAGGGAGACGAACATGCTGGCGCTCAACGCGAACATCGAGGCCTCCCGCGGCGGAACTAGCGGCGACGAAGACGGCGGGTTCGCGGTCGTCGCCGCGCAGGTCAAGGAACTGGCCGCCGACGCCAAGGAGACGGCCGAGGACATCGAGGAGCGCATCGAGTCGATCAGTTCTCAAACCCACGAGACGGCTGCCCAGATCGAGGGTACGGCGACGCGCATCGACGAGCACAGCGAGTCGATCGAGAACGCGGTGACGGCACTCGACGAGATCGCCGAGTTCGCCCAGCGGACGAACGATGGCGTCCAGGAGATCTCGGCGGCGACTGAGGAACAGGCGGCCTCGACCCAGGAGGCCGTAGCGATGGTCTCGAACGCAACCGAGATCTCCCAGGCGACCTCGAACGAGTCACAGCACGTCGCCGCCGCAGCCGAGGAACAGACCTCCGCGATTTCCGAAGTGACGACCTCCGCGAGTTCGCTCACTGACCAGGCGAGCCAGTTGAGCGCCGCCCTCGAGCGCTTCGAGACGGATGGTGCGGGCGTCGGGATCGACGGCTCTGGGGCTGGGGCCCTTCCGGACTCCGATACAGCCCACGCATCGACGGCGTCGGACGAGCCGCTCGAGTTCGACGACGCGTCGGCAACGGAATCGCCCCACGACTCGACTGGTGACGAACCCGTGCAGGTGGGTGGAGACGGAGACGAAGACAAAGACGAAACCATCGAGGACGTCGAGGATGAGCGCGAAACTGCAGACGACTCGGGGCCCGACACCGAGGGAACATTCACGTTCGGCGACACTAAATAGGGTTCGGAACGGCTTCGACTTCCTCCTCGGACGACGCTCGATTCTCGGGACTATACCAGGACTTCGACCGCGTACCCGTGATTCTCGATGGCCGCGAGCAACTCCTCGACGTGGTCGTGGCCGCGCGTCTCGAGGTCGATCTCGACTTCGGTGTCG
This region of Natronosalvus halobius genomic DNA includes:
- a CDS encoding sugar phosphate nucleotidyltransferase codes for the protein MTERSAIVLAAGEGSRLRPLTKHRPKPMLPAATKPILEHVFDALIDAGVTEITTVVGYQRNRVQSHFGPTYRNVPIRYVKQEKLLGSGHALLAAEDAHRDHRGPTLVVYGDQLVDGDIVADVLESHDEGSVATLGLIPTDDVGEYGGVLTDDGEVIEIVERPLDDREYTLNAGVYVFDERIFEAIRGVDPRVGEQSLIDGISSLIGDETASVQGVVSDGLWVDATYPWDLLTIAEDLLASGGVESQVSADAYVHESATIVDPVVVPADCVVGAGSVVGPNVCLGENVTVGSNVSLTHAVVDADTRIEDGATVRDCVTGRGARIGPGSTVVGGPSDVQINDSVHRDVDFGALFADHAHDEGGSTFAPGVIVGADAYVQAGSTLRGTIEDDVEVRS
- a CDS encoding class I SAM-dependent methyltransferase; its protein translation is MGSEPTGSRDATGADGDVSNAEREAHLERSRKVWNRWSDWYAMSERDFEPIREAAIDHLDLRPGDLVLDVGCGPGVNFEPILRAIGEDGRLVAVDYSPAMVAKARDRIDRQGWENVEVRRADATTVAFDERFDAAVATLSMSVMPDVRLAVENVHRLLVPGGSFVVFDLGVVSAGPARVANPFLRWFLRWYANWNPDGDVDESLRAVFDERETVATYAAGIGYTVRCRKALDQDGGVDAGARDDPGVGGDPDVGVDPGVGDDPDVGVDPGIDADSTARDDR
- a CDS encoding helix-turn-helix domain-containing protein; translated protein: MKSVRVSLGHDAEALAPIHAAICESPAIDREVVLGGQAVDGVETITSFVYGNVDAYESILDALETVREYDTTPTEDGFFLYLRRDLGPEGTSLLDALSQETVVVVPPIEIRSDRTIRATLVGHSNDLATVIEELAGGVAVDVRWTSDSVTVNETVASQRQLTALETAWEVGYYEVPRRNGIEAVADELGCAVSTASELLRRGEANVVGRVLETRR
- a CDS encoding radical SAM protein is translated as MISKGCEQCAKGGKMVLFVYGYCDQRDCFYCPLGENRKNVTDVYANERLVESDEDVLTEAHRMDALGTSITGGEPQEALERTCHYLSLLKDEFGEDHHTHLYTGIPGGRENMRRLSEAGLDEIRFHPPLEQWGDLHGTEWEDILYVAREEGLTPAFEIPGIRPETEFLDFLDEGAADFCNVNEFEMSHGNYRRMQAEGFELKEGHMSAVDNDRDGILEVMGDHPKVYFCTSVFKDAAQHRRRLKRMARTVRREFDDVTDDGTLVYGKTRAAPSRFEALGVPEEFYTVKSNHVEVAWWLLEEMIEAGDVDDGEIVEQYPTYDGQVVERTPLA
- a CDS encoding ABC transporter substrate-binding protein, whose translation is MTSPPRRAVLAAVGAGSLTALAGCLNDVREFVPSSDGQSQDETDRTIKLGVMQPLTGDLEAVGKPIRDAAILPADQVADAVDMGVDYSVVDTAADQVTGVQRAVELVEAGYPMVNGPAASDVTLQATQQVLIPYRAVCCSPASTTPTITSLNDGGLVFRTALSDSMQAVVLAERAASDLGHDSAAVLYVNNDYGWQLSQAFTQAFETEHDGTVTNRVPFEPLEDEGDDRSYEDELESAQADDTELLVLIGYPLTGARILTNFFDAGGEADVLVTEGMRDPTLHEAVDHSLDGIRGTAPLSAGPYADEFADLFTDAYDADPGIFTAHAYDASAALLLANAYAGQNDGTAIRSAMYAVTSGSGTTVTPASLADGLERAAAGDPVEYQGASSSVVFDTNGDTVDATFEYWEFDESADGGIASLDEVSLE
- a CDS encoding methyl-accepting chemotaxis protein, encoding MSRLSRLVPGPIRRRYLLKFVISILAVTLVIGAVGAVSYTEIDRTVRDDATDQLASTAELQAEGIGDWVESMRVQTRTSSTDETLRSEDVQEVQGAIVESQARLSVDVRAIHVVNAETGTIETSTSSQYRDVSLESVSEPWTDADFASELGNEEAVWNTEEAYESEALGDQVMAFVSPVAGDDDRVVVLIGTLEYRVNQLDQPGAASTTMIVDGDRNGVLAPGSLAFDGDDLDGEAVEAALGGRMTVENEGDYVRAYVPVADTQWVAVSSVPTDAAYGVATDVGQNVLAMLLVSLLALGLVAVVLGRQTVAPLGRLRDRAADMERGDLEVDLETNRVDEIGQLFVAFDSMRTSLREQIREAERARTDAEKARAESEAMARHLETKADEYRVVMEEAADGDLTRRLDPESRSEAMTDIAHSFNAMLEELEETTDGVKRFAHEVATASEQVTASSEEVRSASEQVTQSIQAISDGADRQHEELQAVSGEMEGLSTTTEEIAASSNEVADIAARTAETGRRGKQAAQAAKDGMDEIEAESEEAVEAIDALEAEMAQIDHLVEFISDIARETNMLALNANIEASRGGTSGDEDGGFAVVAAQVKELAADAKETAEDIEERIESISSQTHETAAQIEGTATRIDEHSESIENAVTALDEIAEFAQRTNDGVQEISAATEEQAASTQEAVAMVSNATEISQATSNESQHVAAAAEEQTSAISEVTTSASSLTDQASQLSAALERFETDGAGVGIDGSGAGALPDSDTAHASTASDEPLEFDDASATESPHDSTGDEPVQVGGDGDEDKDETIEDVEDERETADDSGPDTEGTFTFGDTK